TGACGCTGGGCGTGGCGACGCTGGGTTCGCTCTTCCTGTCGCTGGCCGCCTCGCCGGCCGACATGGGCGGGGCGCTGCGGACGACGCTCCTGGTCCAGCTGGGTGTGGTGGCGCTGACGCTGCTGCTGAGCCTGCGCCTCCCCCGCACGGTGAAGTAGCCGAAACCTGAGGGATGGACTGACAGATATTGAAATCTGTCATCGCTCATGCCATAGTCGTTCCATGACCACCACACCGAAGACCTCCGCATCGAAGAAGACCGTCCCCACCCGTCCGCTCGGCGCCACCGGCCCCGTCGTCTCCGCGCTCGGCCTCGGCTGCATGGGCATGTCCGCCCTGTACGGCGAGAGCGACCGGGCCGAGTCGATCGCGACGATCCACGCGGCCCTGGACGCCGGCGTCACCCTGCTCGACACGGGCGACTTCTACGGGATGGGCCACAACGAGCTGCTCATCGACGAGGCGCTGCGGACGGCGCCCGCCGGCGCCCGCGAGCAGGCGCTGACCAGCGTGAAGTTCGGCGCCCTGCGCACGGTCGAGGGCGGCTTCACCGGCTACGACGGCCGCCCGGCCGCCGTGAAGAACTTCGCGGCGTACTCGCTCCAGCGCCTCGGCACGGACCACATCGACATCTACCGGATCGCCCGCGTCGACCCGGACGTGCCGATCGAGGAGACCGTCGGCGCCATCGCCGAGCTGGTCGAGGCGGGCCACGTGCGGCACATCGGCCTCTCCGAGGTCGGCGCGGACACCCTGCGCCGGGCGGCGGCCGTGGCCCCGATCGCGGACCTCCAGATCGAGTACTCCCTCGTCTCCCGCGGCATCGAGGAGAAGATCCTCCCCACCGCGCGCGAGCTGGGCATCGGCGTCACGGCGTACGGAGTCCTCTCCCGGGGCCTGATCAGCGGCCACTTCACCCGGGACCGGGAGCTCGGCCCCGGCGACTTCCGCGGGATGTCCCCGCGCTTCCAGGGCGAGAACCTCGACCGCAACCTGGACCTGGTGGACCGCCTGCGCGCGGTCGCCGAGGCCAAGGGCGTCACGGTCGCCCAGACGGCGATCGCCTGGGTCCTCGCCCAAGGGCCTCGTCACGGCGCCGACATCGTGCCCCTGGTCGGCGCCCGCCGCCGGGACCGTCTCGCCGAGGCGCTCGGCGCCCTGGACGTCACGCTCGAAGCCGCCGACCTGGCCGCGATCGAGGAGGCCGTACCGGCGGGCGCGGCGTCCGGCGACCGCTACCCGGAGGCCCAGATGGCCCACCTGGACAGCGAGCACTGACGGGTAATGTCCCTTCCATGGCCACCACCGAGACCCTGACCGCAGAGCGCATCCTCGAAGCCACCGAGGAGGTGCTGCGGCGCTACGGCCCCGCGAAGGCGACCGTCGTCGACGTGGCCCGGGTCCTCGGCGTCAGCCACGGCAGCGTCTACCGCCACTTCCGCACGAAGGCGGCGCTGCGCGAGGCCGTCACCGAGCGGTGGCTGGAGCGGACGATCGTGGCCCTCGGGCCGTACGTGGAGGCCGGGGGCCCGGCGGACGAGCGGCTGACCGGCTGGCTCACGGCCCTGTTCTCGCTCAAGCGCAAGAAGGCGGGCGGCGACCCGGAGCTGATGGCCACCTTCCAGGTGCTGATCGGTGAGAACAGCGCGGTCGTCGACCGGCACGAGGAGCACCTCGTCGAGCAGATCGCCCGCATCCTGGAGGACGGTCACCGGGAGGGTCTGTTCGCGGCGCCGGAGCGGGACTTCGCCGCCACGGCCCGCGCGGTGTTCCACGCCACGGACCGCTTCCACAACCCGGCGCACGCCGCCGAGTGGTCGGCCCCGGACGTCGAGTCCGCGTTCACGGCGGTCGTCTCCCTGGTGCAGCGGGCGCTGCGGCCCTGAGCCGTCTCACCATTTGAAGATCATTTGGCTTGGAATTTCCCCTTCCCTGTCCGGTACATGACTACCGTTCTCCCGCACCGCGACCGTCAGCACTCCCAGGGGGAACCATGTCCGCACCCGCCAAACCCGCGCGCTCAGGCGGGGCCTCCGCGATCGGCTGGGTCCTCACCATCGGCCTGAACGTCGTCGCGCCGATCCTCACGTACAACACGCTCACCGAGGACCACGGCTGGTCCGAGTTCTCCGCGCTGCTCCTGAGCAGCGCGTGGCCGGTCCTCGACACCGCGATCATGGCGGCCTGGCGCCGCAAGATCGACGAGTTCGCCATGGTCACCCTGGTGTTCCTGGTGATCACCGCCGTGGTCTCGCTGGTCGGCGCGCACACCGCCCGCGCGCTGCTGATCAAGGACTCCTCGGTGACGGGCCTGTTCGGCCTGCTCTGCCTGGGGACGCTGCTCGCCCCGCGCCCGCTGATGTTCTACTTCGGCCGCAAGTTCGCGACGGACGGCACCCCGGAGTCCACGGCCTGGTGGAACGGCATGTGGCAGTTCGAGGGCTTCCGCTCCACCATGCGCACGATGACGCTGGTGTGGGGCGTGGCGTACGTGGCCGAGGCGCTGGTCCGGATCGCCCTCGCGTACGCGCTGCCGACGAAGACCATGGTCACGCTCAGCCCGATCATGATCTACGGCGTCCTCGGCGCCCTCGGCGTGTGGACGGCCTGGTTCGGCAAGCGCCGCGCGGCGGAGGGGGCCCGGCGCCAGGCCGAGGCCGAGGCGGCGGCCGCCGCCGCCGCGACCGCCTGACGACAGGGGAAAGCCCCCGGTTCCGTCCTCGGAACCGGGGGCTTTGCCGTGTCTGCGATCAGATTCAGCAGCCGATGAGGCGGCTGGCCAGGTAGCCCTGGATCTGGTCGAGGGAGACGCGCTCCTGCTTCATGGTGTCGCGCTCGCGCACGGTGACCGCGTTGTCGTCGAGGGTGTCGAAGTCGACGGTGACGCAGTACGGGGTGCCGATCTCGTCCTGACGGCGGTAGCGGCGGCCGATGGCGCCGGCGTCGTCGAACTCGATGTTCCAGTTCTGGCGCAGGTCCGCCGCGAGGCCCTTGGCCTTCGGGGAGAGCTGCGGGTTGCGGGAGAGCGGGAGGACCGCGACCTTGACCGGGGCCAGGCGGTGGTCGAGGCGCAGCACGGTGCGCTTCTCCATGACGCCCTTGGCGTTCGGGGCCTCGTCCTCGATGTACGCGTCGAGCAGGAAGGCGAGCATCGTGCGGCCGACACCGGCCGCGGGCTCGATGACGAACGGCGTGTAGCGCTCGCCGGACTCCTGGTCCAGGTACGTGAGGTTGGCGCCGGAGGCCTTGGAGTGGGCGCTCAGGTCGTAGTCGGTGCGGTTGGCGACGCCTTCCAGCTCGCCCCACTCGCTGCCGCCGAAGGAGAAGCGGTACTCGATGTCGGCGGTGCGCTTCGAGTAGTGGGAGAGCTTCTCCGCCGGGTGCTCGAACCAGCGCATGTTCTCCTCACGGAGACCCAGGCCTGTGTACCAGTTCCAGCGCTGCTCCATCCAGTACTCCTGCCACTGCTCGTCCTCGCCCGGCTTGACGAAGAACTCCATCTCCATCTGCTCGAACTCGCGCGTGCGGAAGATGAAGTTGCCCGGAGTGATCTCGTTCCGGAAGGACTTGCCCATCTGCGCGATGCCGAACGGGGGCTTCTTGCGCGAGGTGGTCTGCACCTGGGCGAAGTTGGTGAAGATGCCCTGGGCGGTCTCGGGGCGCAGGTACGCGACGGAGCCGGTGTCCTGGGTCGGGCCGAGGTGCGTGGAGAGCAGGCCGGAGAACTGCTTGGGCTCGGTGAAGGTGCCCTTGTTGCCACAGTTGGGGCAGTTGAGGTCGGTGAGGCTCTCGGGGAGACGGCCGTGCTTCTCCTCGTACGCCTCCTCCAGGTGGTCGGCGCGGAAGCGCTTGTGGCAGGAGGTGCACTCGGTCAGCGGGTCGGTGAAGGTGGCGACGTGGCCGGAGGCCTCCCAGACCTCGGTGGCCAGGATGACCGACGAGTCGATGCCTACGACGTCCTCGCGCGCGGTGACCATGTAACGCCACCACTGGCGCTTGATGTTCTCCTTCAGCTCGACACCCAGCGGCCCGTAGTCCCAGGCGGCACGCTGGCCGCCGTAGATCTCGCTGCACGGGTAGACGAAGCCACGGCGCTTGCTCAGGCTGACGATGGTGTCGATCTTGTCGGCGGCCACGGTGCTCTCTTCATTACGACGACGAAGTGCGAATGCCACAGGTTACCGGCGCGCACGCCCCCCGTATCAAATCGGTTCCCCCGCGGAGCCCGGGTGGCCCGGAACACAGGAAGGGCAATTGACAACCGTTTCCAACTTTGTTGAAAATGAGTGTCATGAACGTACGTCGCCTCATACCCAGCACCGCCCTCGCCGGAGCCGTCGCGCTCGGCATCGTCTCCCTCTCCGCCTGCTCCGGAACCTCCGACGCCGCGGACAAGGGAAGCGAGGGCAAGCTGGACGTGGTGGCGTCCTTCTACCCCATGCAGTACCTGGCCGAGCAGATAGGCGGCGGCCACGTCGCCGTCGACACGCTCACCAAGCCCGGCGTCGAACCCCACGACCTGGAGCTCAAGCCGAAGCAGATCGGCGAGCTCGGCGAGGCCGACGTCATCCTCTACCTCAAGGGCATCCAGCCCGCCGTCGACGACGCCATCGCCCAGGCCGGCGTGAAGAACACCGTCGACGCCGCGACCCTCACGAAGCTGGAAGAGCACGGCACCGAGGTCGGCCACGACCACGGCCACGCCGAGGAGCACGAGGGCGAGGCCGGCGCCGACCCCCACATCTGGCTCGACCCCGTGAAGTACGCCGAGGTCGCCAAGGGCGTCGGCAGCGCCCTGGAGAAGGCGGACCCGGACCACGCCGCCGACTACCGGAAGAACACCGAAGCCCTGGTGAAGAAGCTCGGCGACCTGAACACCGAGTTCGAGACCGGCCTGAAGAACACCGCCACCAGGACCTTCATCACCACCCACTCCGCCTTCGGCTACCTCGCCGAGCGGTACGGCCTGGAGCAGGAGGGCATCACCGGCATCGACCCCGAGTCCGAGCCGAGCCCCGCCCGCGTCAAGGAACTCCACGACATCGCGGAGAAGGACAAGGTCTCCACCGTCTTCTTCGAGACCCTCGCGAGCGACAAGACCGCGAAGACCCTCGCCGGCGA
This is a stretch of genomic DNA from Streptomyces sp. R44. It encodes these proteins:
- a CDS encoding glycine--tRNA ligase, with amino-acid sequence MAADKIDTIVSLSKRRGFVYPCSEIYGGQRAAWDYGPLGVELKENIKRQWWRYMVTAREDVVGIDSSVILATEVWEASGHVATFTDPLTECTSCHKRFRADHLEEAYEEKHGRLPESLTDLNCPNCGNKGTFTEPKQFSGLLSTHLGPTQDTGSVAYLRPETAQGIFTNFAQVQTTSRKKPPFGIAQMGKSFRNEITPGNFIFRTREFEQMEMEFFVKPGEDEQWQEYWMEQRWNWYTGLGLREENMRWFEHPAEKLSHYSKRTADIEYRFSFGGSEWGELEGVANRTDYDLSAHSKASGANLTYLDQESGERYTPFVIEPAAGVGRTMLAFLLDAYIEDEAPNAKGVMEKRTVLRLDHRLAPVKVAVLPLSRNPQLSPKAKGLAADLRQNWNIEFDDAGAIGRRYRRQDEIGTPYCVTVDFDTLDDNAVTVRERDTMKQERVSLDQIQGYLASRLIGC
- a CDS encoding metal ABC transporter substrate-binding protein; amino-acid sequence: MNVRRLIPSTALAGAVALGIVSLSACSGTSDAADKGSEGKLDVVASFYPMQYLAEQIGGGHVAVDTLTKPGVEPHDLELKPKQIGELGEADVILYLKGIQPAVDDAIAQAGVKNTVDAATLTKLEEHGTEVGHDHGHAEEHEGEAGADPHIWLDPVKYAEVAKGVGSALEKADPDHAADYRKNTEALVKKLGDLNTEFETGLKNTATRTFITTHSAFGYLAERYGLEQEGITGIDPESEPSPARVKELHDIAEKDKVSTVFFETLASDKTAKTLAGDTGLKTDVLDPLEGITKQSKGDDYIEVMRSNLAALKTALGAK
- a CDS encoding TetR family transcriptional regulator codes for the protein MATTETLTAERILEATEEVLRRYGPAKATVVDVARVLGVSHGSVYRHFRTKAALREAVTERWLERTIVALGPYVEAGGPADERLTGWLTALFSLKRKKAGGDPELMATFQVLIGENSAVVDRHEEHLVEQIARILEDGHREGLFAAPERDFAATARAVFHATDRFHNPAHAAEWSAPDVESAFTAVVSLVQRALRP
- a CDS encoding VC0807 family protein, giving the protein MSAPAKPARSGGASAIGWVLTIGLNVVAPILTYNTLTEDHGWSEFSALLLSSAWPVLDTAIMAAWRRKIDEFAMVTLVFLVITAVVSLVGAHTARALLIKDSSVTGLFGLLCLGTLLAPRPLMFYFGRKFATDGTPESTAWWNGMWQFEGFRSTMRTMTLVWGVAYVAEALVRIALAYALPTKTMVTLSPIMIYGVLGALGVWTAWFGKRRAAEGARRQAEAEAAAAAAATA
- a CDS encoding aldo/keto reductase; amino-acid sequence: MTTTPKTSASKKTVPTRPLGATGPVVSALGLGCMGMSALYGESDRAESIATIHAALDAGVTLLDTGDFYGMGHNELLIDEALRTAPAGAREQALTSVKFGALRTVEGGFTGYDGRPAAVKNFAAYSLQRLGTDHIDIYRIARVDPDVPIEETVGAIAELVEAGHVRHIGLSEVGADTLRRAAAVAPIADLQIEYSLVSRGIEEKILPTARELGIGVTAYGVLSRGLISGHFTRDRELGPGDFRGMSPRFQGENLDRNLDLVDRLRAVAEAKGVTVAQTAIAWVLAQGPRHGADIVPLVGARRRDRLAEALGALDVTLEAADLAAIEEAVPAGAASGDRYPEAQMAHLDSEH